The following is a genomic window from Deinococcus sp. LM3.
GCCTATATGTGAACTATTCGTCGCTCCGGGGGGGTGGGGTGGCCTCCCCGCCCTGTGAGCCCTGCGGCGGCCTTCATGCTGACACGGCGTCAACGCTGTCAGTTCTTACAGAACCGTGTGATAAAGGTCGCCCTGAACCGCTTCATGACCGCGCAGCGTGAAGATCCCCTCAAGCCGACTGCCCCCGGACGGGTGGCTCCACCCCGCCCGGTCTCCTCACCTGACCGCGCCTGACCGTGCTGTGGGGCCGCTCGCCGCCACCGGCCTTCCAGTCAGGAAAGGGCGTCCCCGGTCTGGGCGGCCGCCGCGTAGCCACGCGCCTGCAACTCGTACAGCTCCGCGTACCGCCCGCCGCGCGCGAGCAGCGCCTCGTGACTGCCGCTCTCAGTGATCTGCCCCCCTTCCAGCATCACGATGGTGTCCGCCAGCCGCACCGTCGAGAAGCGGTGCGAGATGATCAACGTGATCCGCCCCGCCGCCTCGGCCCGCAGCGCCTGGATGGTCTCGAATTCCGCCTGCGCGTCGAGCGCCGCCGTCGGCTCGTCGAACACCAGCACCGACGCGTCCCGGAAGTACAGCCGCGCCAGCGCCAGCCGCTGCCACTGCCCACCCGACAGCGGCCGCCCACCCTGGAACAGGCGGCCCAGCGGCGTGTCCAGCCCGGCCGGCAGGGAATCCACGAACTCCGCCCCGGCGCTCCCGAGGGCGCGGCGCACACCGGCGTCGTCACCCAGGCGTTCGCTCTCGGCCAGGGCGACGTTGTCACGGGCGGTCATCTGGTACTGCCCGAAATCCTGGAAGATGATGCTCATCTCGCGCTGCACGCTGCGCGGACTGAAGCGCGCGGCGTCCAGGCCGTTCAGCAGGATCTGCCCGCCGGTCGGCTGGAACAGCAGCGTCATCAGTTTCACGACCGTGGTCTTACCCGCGCCGTTCTCCCCGACGAGCGCCAGCGACTCGCCGCGCCGCACCGTGAAGTTCACGCCGCGCAGCACGTCCCGCTCCGTCAGCGGGTACCGGAACGACACGTCCCGGAACTCGATGGTGTCGATGCGGCCCTCCCAGATGTCCCCCGCGTTCAGGTCCCGGCCCGGCAACTCCAGGAACGCGTACAGGTTGCGCATGTACAGCAGGTTCTGGTAGATGCCGCTCACGCCGCTGAGCAGCCCGCTCACGGTCGCCTGCACCTGCGCGATGCCCAGCACGAACACACTGAAATCCCCCACGCTGATCTGCCCGGCCGCCGCGCGCCGCAGGATCAGGGCGCTCGCCAGTCCGATCAGCAGTGCCGAGAGCAGCGACGCCCCGAAACTCCACGCGGACCGCCGCCGCACCAGCGTCTCCAGCTGCGCGCGGAACCCCAGGTAGTACTCGCGCCAGCGGCGCAGCAGGTACGGCTCGAACCCGAACAGCCGCACCTCCTTGACCAGCGTGTCCGACGTCAGCAGGCTGCCCAGGTAGTTCTGCACGCGCGCGTCGTGCGTCTGGCGGCGCAGCATCCGGTAGCCTTCCACCCCGAAGCGGTTACTGATGATCACGCCCGGCACGCTCGCCAGGATCACCAGCGGCAGCACCCACGCGCCCAGCTGCGCCATGAGCGCCCCCACCGACCCCAGCGTGATGACGGCCCCCACCAGCGACACGAGTTGCGTGGCGACCCCCAGCGGCCGCGACCCGACCTCGCGGTATGCCTGTTGCAGCCGGTCGTACGTGTCGGCGTTCTCGAACGCCTCGACGCTCAGGGTGGTGGCCTTGTCCAGGATGCGGCGGCTGACCGTGTGTTGCAGGCTGTCGCCCAGCAGTTGCTGCGCGGCGCCCTGCACGGTGCTCAGCAGGCTGCCCAGGATCACCAGTCCCACCTGTGCGGCCAGCAGGCCCAGCAGCGTTCCGTACGTCACGTCGCCCTGCGCGGCGCGCGCCACGGCGTCCAGCAGGTACTTTCCGACGAGCAGGTTCGCGGCGGGCAGGGCGCTGCCCAGCAGGCTGGTCCCGGCGAACGTGAGGGCGTGGCGGGGGCTGGCCTGCCAGACCAGTCCAACAGTGGCGCGCAGGTCCCGCCACTGCTCGCGGCGGGTGGGGGGCGGATCGGTTGCCGGACTGGGCGGGCGGGCCGGGGAGGGGCGGCCGCCCTGGAAGGGTGCGTTCATCAGCGCCGAGTCTGCCGCAAGGGCGGGGAAGGGAAGGTGACCTGCGGAGGCCAGCTCTGATTATTTCTCTGTATATGATCGGGGCTTTTCAGGCTCTGTTTTTCAGGCTCTGTCCAGCTCACCCTTCCTTTTCTGACCGTCCGCTTCCGCTCAGGCATGAGCTGGGGGTTCCCATTCCCGCACACTCACCTTCACGCCGCTTCCCCGCCCTGCCGGGGCTCCGGCTCAGGCA
Proteins encoded in this region:
- a CDS encoding ABC transporter ATP-binding protein, which translates into the protein MNAPFQGGRPSPARPPSPATDPPPTRREQWRDLRATVGLVWQASPRHALTFAGTSLLGSALPAANLLVGKYLLDAVARAAQGDVTYGTLLGLLAAQVGLVILGSLLSTVQGAAQQLLGDSLQHTVSRRILDKATTLSVEAFENADTYDRLQQAYREVGSRPLGVATQLVSLVGAVITLGSVGALMAQLGAWVLPLVILASVPGVIISNRFGVEGYRMLRRQTHDARVQNYLGSLLTSDTLVKEVRLFGFEPYLLRRWREYYLGFRAQLETLVRRRSAWSFGASLLSALLIGLASALILRRAAAGQISVGDFSVFVLGIAQVQATVSGLLSGVSGIYQNLLYMRNLYAFLELPGRDLNAGDIWEGRIDTIEFRDVSFRYPLTERDVLRGVNFTVRRGESLALVGENGAGKTTVVKLMTLLFQPTGGQILLNGLDAARFSPRSVQREMSIIFQDFGQYQMTARDNVALAESERLGDDAGVRRALGSAGAEFVDSLPAGLDTPLGRLFQGGRPLSGGQWQRLALARLYFRDASVLVFDEPTAALDAQAEFETIQALRAEAAGRITLIISHRFSTVRLADTIVMLEGGQITESGSHEALLARGGRYAELYELQARGYAAAAQTGDALS